A DNA window from Setaria viridis chromosome 2, Setaria_viridis_v4.0, whole genome shotgun sequence contains the following coding sequences:
- the LOC117843018 gene encoding wall-associated receptor kinase-like 8 isoform X1, whose protein sequence is MIRGSNKCFTLARMGVLDALLAGLLFHVACVGAPTVNGAILANHDNRNSSTTIVPSAASMASCPKSCGGITFDYPFGIGVGCFRSPEFELICTTGGGLYLSDNDTAVLTDIIDQDISTFFRRDIHVTSGVDVYNVSWKAPSIIRYFSLEVVIKGCGFDVYLSDDSAYTCTLTCPGETFPNVTSVGCNGIGCCVKTLTGTNIMQLQFVRHTNGSFPKYREISVISRYVLLAWSVHADHPACSDELRNDNNYACVSNNSSCENESADENIDWYTCRCEPEYAGNPYILDGCSHVDPAYYYNPVPRKVNCSRSCGDINVPFPFGLEESCSARTEFRLNCTDIATSTLQLDTNFQVSHIDIEGGIIDIKLLDSDIRVAEPDRRVYSNFMTSESLHWTIDNLSCLQAQKNASAYGCVSVNSMCLDCNDSTYKVYVQEQWKYNGYRCQCMHGFHGNPYVPNGCQDIDECKTTPGICKELLCNNTVGSYHCTECPDKTKYDTATMQCIKVKRYRVFVLGIVMGLSAGIAILLLTLSAIFLVRKWRRDVQKRLRKKHFQDNQGLLLEQLISSDENAKDMTKIFSLEELEKSTNNFDHTRILGRGGHGMVYKGILSDQRVVAIKKSVIIQQSEIKQFINEVAILSQINHRNIVKLFGCCLETEVPLLVYDFIPNGSLFQALHSASDSNFTLSWDDCMRIACEAAGALCYLHSAAAVSVFHRDVKSSNILLDANYTAKVSDFGASRLVPIDQSHIDTKVQGTFGYIDPEYYQTTQLNEKSDVYSFGMVLLELLLRKEPIFTDEFGSKQNLFNYFLSELKSRPITEIVDAHIREEATEQEIKSIASLAEMCLKLRGEERPTMKQVEITLHNLRMERLNSLCQVARGNNQEIQPFIYSRANGGGTPSVHSRTCYSLEQEFIASAEIPR, encoded by the exons ATG ATTAGAGGTAGCAACAAGTGCTTCACTTTGGCGAGGATGGGTGTCCTTGACGCGCTGCTGGCTGGTCTATTATTTCATGTTGCCTGCGTCGGAGCTCCGACAGTCAATGGCGCCATCCTTGCCAACCACGATAACCGCAATAGCAGCACTACTATTGTTCCCTCTGCTGCCTCTATGGCTAGCTGTCCGAAGAGCTGTGGCGGAATAACCTTTGACTACCCATTCGGCATTGGTGTTGGCTGCTTCCGGAGCCCTGAGTTTGAGCTCATTTGCACCACAGGAGGAGGGCTCTACCTCAGCGACAATGACACGGCAGTTCTCACAGACATCATTGATCAAG ATATCTCTACTTTCTTCAGACGTGATATCCATGTTACATCTGGCGTGGATGTGTATAACGTGTCATGGAAAGCACCAAGCATAATTAGATATTTCAGCTTAGAAGTAGTAATCAAGGGCTGCGGCTTTGATGTATACCTCAGCGATGATTCAGCGTATACATGTACACTTACATGCCCTGGCGAAACGTTCCCCAACGTTACCTCGGTGGGATGTAATGGTATCGGATGCTGCGTTAAAACTCTTACCGGCACTAACATCATGCAGCTTCAGTTTGTCCGGCATACTAACGGAAGCTTCCCCAAGTACAGAGAAATCAGCGTAATTTCTAGATACGTGTTGCTTGCCTGGTCTGTTCATGCTGACCATCCAGCGTGCAGCGATGAATTGCGTAACGATAACAATTATGCATGTGTTAGTAACAATAGCAGCTGCGAAAACGAATCAGCAGATGAGAACATTGACTGGTACACGTGCCGGTGTGAGCCAGAATATGCTGGCAACCCATACATACTGGATGGCTGCTCCCATGTCGATCCAG CGTACTACTACAATCCTGTTCCACGGAAGGTGAATTGTAGTCGATCATGTGGAGACATCAACGTCCCCTTTCCATTCGGCTTAGAAGAAAGTTGTTCAGCAAGGACCGAGTTTCGTCTCAACTGCACAGACATAGCAACCTCTACACTACAGCTTGATACGAATTTTCAAGTGTCACACATCGATATTGAGGGAGGGATCATTGACATTAAATTGCTAGATTCTGACATCCGAGTCGCTGAACCGGACCGTCGTGTCTACAGTAACTTTATGACTTCCGAATCTTTGCACTGGACCATCGACAATCTTAGCTGCCTGCAGGCGCAGAAGAATGCGTCTGCATATGGATGTGTTAGCGTCAACAGTATGTGCTTGGATTGCAACGACTCAACCTATAAGGTATATGTACAAGAACAATGGAAATACAATGGTTATCGGTGCCAGTGCATGCATGGCTTTCATGGAAATCCCTATGTCCCAAACGGTTGCCAAG ATATTGACGAGTGCAAAACTACACCTGGAATCTGCAAAGAGCTATTATGCAATAACACTGTGGGAAGCTACCATTGCACCGAGTGCCCCGACAAAACAAAGTATGATACTGCAACAATGCAGTGCATTAAGGTCAAAAGATACCGAGTTTTCGTGCTTG GCATTGTCATGGGCCTTAGTGCTGGCATAGCAATTCTACTACTTACCTTGAGTGCAATATTTCTTGTCCGTAAATGGAGAAGAGACGTCCAAAAGCGACTGCGCAAGAAGCATTTCCAAGACAACCAAGGCCTTCTACTAGAACAATTGATATCATCGGATGAAAATGCTAAGGACATGACAAAGATCTTCTCATTGGAAGAGCTAGAGAAAAGCACAAACAATTTTGACCACACACGTATCCTGGGTCGTGGTGGCCACGGTATGGTGTACAAAGGAATCTTATCTGATCAACGTGTGGTGGCCATAAAAAAATCAGTAATCATCCAACAAAGTGAGATCAAGCAATTCATCAATGAGGTTGCCATTCTTTCACAGATAAACCATCGAAATATCGTAAAACTTTTTGGATGTTGCCTTGAAACAGAGGTACCTTTACTGGTATATGACTTTATTCCAAATGGTTCATTATTTCAAGCTCTTCATTCTGCTTCAGATAGCAATTTCACATTGTCTTGGGATGACTGCATGAGAATTGCATGCGAAGCTGCAGGTGCACTTTGCTATCTTCACTCTGCGGCTGCAGTATCAGTCTTTCATCGTGATGTCAAGTCATCTAATATACTACTTGATGCAAATTACACTGCAAAAGTTTCAGACTTTGGAGCTTCAAGGTTGGTTCCTATTGATCAATCTCACATTGATACAAAGGTACAAGGTACATTTGGTTATATAGATCCTGAATACTACCAAACTACACAGCTAAATGAAAAGAGTGACGTGTATAGCTTTGGTATGGTGCTTCTTGAACTGCTCCTAAGAAAGGAGCCCATTTTTACGGATGAGTTTGGGTCAAAGCAGAACTTGTTCAATTACTTTCTGTCAGAATTGAAGTCAAGGCCAATCACAGAAATAGTAGATGCTCATATCCGCGAAGAAGCAACTGAACAAGAGATTAAAAGTATTGCATCCCTCGCTGAGATGTGCTTGAAACTTCGAGGGGAAGAGAGACCGACCATGAAGCAAGTGGAGATAACATTGCACAACTTGCGAATGGAAAGGTTGAATTCATTATGCCAAGTTGCTCGAGGAAACAATCAAGAGATACAGCCGTTCATATATTCAAGAGCTAATGGTGGTGGTACTCCTTCGGTTCATAGCCGAACATGCTACAGTTTGGAGCAAGAGTTCATAGCATCTGCTGAGATTCCCAGATAA
- the LOC117843018 gene encoding wall-associated receptor kinase 5 isoform X2: MTRQFSQTSLIKVAVHRIFLRDISTFFRRDIHVTSGVDVYNVSWKAPSIIRYFSLEVVIKGCGFDVYLSDDSAYTCTLTCPGETFPNVTSVGCNGIGCCVKTLTGTNIMQLQFVRHTNGSFPKYREISVISRYVLLAWSVHADHPACSDELRNDNNYACVSNNSSCENESADENIDWYTCRCEPEYAGNPYILDGCSHVDPAYYYNPVPRKVNCSRSCGDINVPFPFGLEESCSARTEFRLNCTDIATSTLQLDTNFQVSHIDIEGGIIDIKLLDSDIRVAEPDRRVYSNFMTSESLHWTIDNLSCLQAQKNASAYGCVSVNSMCLDCNDSTYKVYVQEQWKYNGYRCQCMHGFHGNPYVPNGCQDIDECKTTPGICKELLCNNTVGSYHCTECPDKTKYDTATMQCIKVKRYRVFVLGIVMGLSAGIAILLLTLSAIFLVRKWRRDVQKRLRKKHFQDNQGLLLEQLISSDENAKDMTKIFSLEELEKSTNNFDHTRILGRGGHGMVYKGILSDQRVVAIKKSVIIQQSEIKQFINEVAILSQINHRNIVKLFGCCLETEVPLLVYDFIPNGSLFQALHSASDSNFTLSWDDCMRIACEAAGALCYLHSAAAVSVFHRDVKSSNILLDANYTAKVSDFGASRLVPIDQSHIDTKVQGTFGYIDPEYYQTTQLNEKSDVYSFGMVLLELLLRKEPIFTDEFGSKQNLFNYFLSELKSRPITEIVDAHIREEATEQEIKSIASLAEMCLKLRGEERPTMKQVEITLHNLRMERLNSLCQVARGNNQEIQPFIYSRANGGGTPSVHSRTCYSLEQEFIASAEIPR; this comes from the exons ATGACACGGCAGTTCTCACAGACATCATTGATCAAGGTAGCCGTACATCGGATTTTTCTTCGAG ATATCTCTACTTTCTTCAGACGTGATATCCATGTTACATCTGGCGTGGATGTGTATAACGTGTCATGGAAAGCACCAAGCATAATTAGATATTTCAGCTTAGAAGTAGTAATCAAGGGCTGCGGCTTTGATGTATACCTCAGCGATGATTCAGCGTATACATGTACACTTACATGCCCTGGCGAAACGTTCCCCAACGTTACCTCGGTGGGATGTAATGGTATCGGATGCTGCGTTAAAACTCTTACCGGCACTAACATCATGCAGCTTCAGTTTGTCCGGCATACTAACGGAAGCTTCCCCAAGTACAGAGAAATCAGCGTAATTTCTAGATACGTGTTGCTTGCCTGGTCTGTTCATGCTGACCATCCAGCGTGCAGCGATGAATTGCGTAACGATAACAATTATGCATGTGTTAGTAACAATAGCAGCTGCGAAAACGAATCAGCAGATGAGAACATTGACTGGTACACGTGCCGGTGTGAGCCAGAATATGCTGGCAACCCATACATACTGGATGGCTGCTCCCATGTCGATCCAG CGTACTACTACAATCCTGTTCCACGGAAGGTGAATTGTAGTCGATCATGTGGAGACATCAACGTCCCCTTTCCATTCGGCTTAGAAGAAAGTTGTTCAGCAAGGACCGAGTTTCGTCTCAACTGCACAGACATAGCAACCTCTACACTACAGCTTGATACGAATTTTCAAGTGTCACACATCGATATTGAGGGAGGGATCATTGACATTAAATTGCTAGATTCTGACATCCGAGTCGCTGAACCGGACCGTCGTGTCTACAGTAACTTTATGACTTCCGAATCTTTGCACTGGACCATCGACAATCTTAGCTGCCTGCAGGCGCAGAAGAATGCGTCTGCATATGGATGTGTTAGCGTCAACAGTATGTGCTTGGATTGCAACGACTCAACCTATAAGGTATATGTACAAGAACAATGGAAATACAATGGTTATCGGTGCCAGTGCATGCATGGCTTTCATGGAAATCCCTATGTCCCAAACGGTTGCCAAG ATATTGACGAGTGCAAAACTACACCTGGAATCTGCAAAGAGCTATTATGCAATAACACTGTGGGAAGCTACCATTGCACCGAGTGCCCCGACAAAACAAAGTATGATACTGCAACAATGCAGTGCATTAAGGTCAAAAGATACCGAGTTTTCGTGCTTG GCATTGTCATGGGCCTTAGTGCTGGCATAGCAATTCTACTACTTACCTTGAGTGCAATATTTCTTGTCCGTAAATGGAGAAGAGACGTCCAAAAGCGACTGCGCAAGAAGCATTTCCAAGACAACCAAGGCCTTCTACTAGAACAATTGATATCATCGGATGAAAATGCTAAGGACATGACAAAGATCTTCTCATTGGAAGAGCTAGAGAAAAGCACAAACAATTTTGACCACACACGTATCCTGGGTCGTGGTGGCCACGGTATGGTGTACAAAGGAATCTTATCTGATCAACGTGTGGTGGCCATAAAAAAATCAGTAATCATCCAACAAAGTGAGATCAAGCAATTCATCAATGAGGTTGCCATTCTTTCACAGATAAACCATCGAAATATCGTAAAACTTTTTGGATGTTGCCTTGAAACAGAGGTACCTTTACTGGTATATGACTTTATTCCAAATGGTTCATTATTTCAAGCTCTTCATTCTGCTTCAGATAGCAATTTCACATTGTCTTGGGATGACTGCATGAGAATTGCATGCGAAGCTGCAGGTGCACTTTGCTATCTTCACTCTGCGGCTGCAGTATCAGTCTTTCATCGTGATGTCAAGTCATCTAATATACTACTTGATGCAAATTACACTGCAAAAGTTTCAGACTTTGGAGCTTCAAGGTTGGTTCCTATTGATCAATCTCACATTGATACAAAGGTACAAGGTACATTTGGTTATATAGATCCTGAATACTACCAAACTACACAGCTAAATGAAAAGAGTGACGTGTATAGCTTTGGTATGGTGCTTCTTGAACTGCTCCTAAGAAAGGAGCCCATTTTTACGGATGAGTTTGGGTCAAAGCAGAACTTGTTCAATTACTTTCTGTCAGAATTGAAGTCAAGGCCAATCACAGAAATAGTAGATGCTCATATCCGCGAAGAAGCAACTGAACAAGAGATTAAAAGTATTGCATCCCTCGCTGAGATGTGCTTGAAACTTCGAGGGGAAGAGAGACCGACCATGAAGCAAGTGGAGATAACATTGCACAACTTGCGAATGGAAAGGTTGAATTCATTATGCCAAGTTGCTCGAGGAAACAATCAAGAGATACAGCCGTTCATATATTCAAGAGCTAATGGTGGTGGTACTCCTTCGGTTCATAGCCGAACATGCTACAGTTTGGAGCAAGAGTTCATAGCATCTGCTGAGATTCCCAGATAA